Below is a genomic region from Helicobacter pylori.
CATCAAATACCGGTGTTTACTTGCGAGAATAACCACCAGTTCGTAAGCCTTGATACCCCTTTAAACTGCCCTACTTGCAAGAGTGAAACATTAGAGCAAGATAAAGATGTGCTAGACACATGGTTTAGTTCAGGGTTATGGGCGTTTTCCACTCTAGGGTGGGGGCAAGAAAAAAGCGGTTTGTTTAACGAAAACGATTTGAAAGATTTCTACCCTAACACAACGCTCATTACCGGGTTTGACATCCTCTTTTTTTGGGTGGCCAGAATGCTTTTTTGCAGCGAATCGCTTTTAGGCGAATTGCCCTTTAAAGATATTTACTTGCACGCCCTAGTCAGGGATGAAAAAGGTGAAAAAATGAGCAAATCTAAGGGTAATGTAATCGATCCTTTAGAGATGATAGAAAAATACGGCACGGATAGCTTGCGTTTCACTTTGGCCAATTTGTGCGCTACGGGCAGGGACATTAAGCTTTCTACTGCGCATTTAGAAAATAACAAGAATTTTGCCAACAAGATTTTTAATGCGGTGAGTTATTTGAAACTCAAACAAGAAGCTTTCAAAGACAGGGAGCATTTGAGTGAATACCAAACGCCTTTAGGGCGTTATGCCAAATCGCGCTTAAATCTTGTGACTAAAGAGGTGCGTAACGCTTTGGATAACTACCGCTTTAATGATGCGACGACTTTGTTATACCGCTTTTTGTGGGGGGAATTTTGCGATTGGTTCATTGAATTTTCTAAAGTGGAAAATGAAGCGATAGACGAATTAGGGAGCGTGTTAAAAGAGGCTTTAAAACTCTTGCACCCTTTCATGCCCTTTATCAGCGAGTCTTTATACCACAAGCTCAGTAACACGGAACTAGAAAACGCTCATTCTATCATGATCATGCCTTACCCTAAAGATTTAGCGCAAGATGAACCATTAGAGCATGAATTTGAAGTGATCAAAGATTGCATCGTGTCTTTAAGGCGTTTAAAAATCATGCTAGAAACCCCACCGATTGTTTTAAAAGAAGCGAGCGTGGGATTAAGGGAAACTATAGAAAACACAGAGCGTTTGCAAACTTACGCCCAAAAATTAGCGAAATTAGAAAAAGTCAGCGTGATAACTTATAAGCCTTTAAAAAGCGTGAGCGATGTGGGGGAATTTTGCCAAACTTATGCAAATTTAGAAAATCTTGATTTAAGCCCGCTCATTGCTCGTTTAAAAAAGCAGTTAGAAAAATTGGAAAAAGAAAAACTAAAACTCAATTTGCACAATGAAAATTTTGTCAAAAACGCACCCAAAAGCGTGCTAGAAAAAGCCAAAGAGAGTTTAAAAACGCTTTTAGAAAAAGAAAGTAAAATTAAGCAAGAATTGGATTTGTTAGAACAACCATAATAAAAGGATAGAAAATGTTTCAAGCATTAAGCGATGGGTTTAAAAACGCGCTCAATAAAATCCGCTTTCAAGATGATGAAAAGGCGCTAGACAGAGCGTTAGATGAATTGAAAAAAACGCTTTTGAAAAATGATGTGCATCATAAAGTCGCTAGAGAATTGCTTAAAAAAGTGGAAAGTCAAACGAAACTTAATGGCATTGGTAAGCAGCAATTTTTAGACGCTTTAGAAAAGAGTTTGTTAGAAATCTTAAGCGCTAAAGGGAGCAGTGGTTTTACTTTCGCTCAAACGCCCCCCACCGTGGTTTTAATGGCAGGTTTGCAAGGAAGCGGTAAGACAACCACGACCGCTAAACTCGCTCATTATTTAAAAACCAAAAATAAAAAAGTGCTTTTATGCGCATGCGATTTGCAACGCCTAGCGGCAGTGGAGCAATTAAAGGTTTTGGGCGAACAGGTGGGCGTGGAAGTTTTTTATGAAGAAAATAAAAGCGTGAAAGAAATCGCTAGCAACGCTTTAAAAAGGGCTAAAGAAGCGCAATTTGATGTTTTGCTCGTGGATAGCGCAGGGCGTTTAGCCATTGATAAAGAGCTTATGCAAGAATTAAAGGAAGTTAAAGAAGTCTTAAACCCCCATGAAGTGCTGTATGTCGCAGACGCCTTGAGCGGGCAAGATGGGGTCAAAAGCGCGAACACATTCAATGAAGAAATAGGCGTGAGTGGGGTGGTGTTAAGCAAATTTGACAGCGATTCTAAAGGGGGTATCGCCTTAGGCATCACTTACCAATTAGGCTTACCCTTGCGTTTTATTGGGAGCGGGGAAAAAATCCCTGATTTAGATGTGTTTGTGCCTGAAAGGATTGTGGGGCGTTTGATGGGGGCTGGAGATATTGTCTCGCTCGCTGAAAAAACCGCTAGCGTTTTAAACCCTAATGAGGCCAAAGATTTGAGCAAAAAACTCAAAAAAGGGCAATTCACTTTCAACGATTTTTTAAACCAGATTGAAAAGGTGAAAAAATTAGGCTCTATGAGTTCTCTAATCTCTATGATTCCAGGTTTAGGGAATATGGCAAACGCGCTAAAAGACACGGATTTAGAAAGCTCTTTAGAAGTGAAAAAAATCAAGGCTATGGTCAATTCCATGACCAAAAAAGAGCAAGAAAACCCCGAGATTTTAAACGGCAGCCGAAGAAAAAGGATCGCTTTAGGGAGCGGCTTAGAAGTGTCTGAAATCAACCGCATCATCAAACGCTTTGATCAAGCGAGCAAAATGGCGAAACGCTTAACAAATAAAAAGGGCATTAGCGATTTGATGAATCTAATGAGTCAGGCTAAAAATCAAACACCCCCTAAAATGCACTGATTTTTAAGCATGTTTTAGGTGCTTTTGTTGTATAATCCCAAATTTAATATGAATATTTTAGGAGATTTTTGTAATGACAGTCATTAGACTCACGCGCATTGGGAGAAAGAAAAAGCCTTTTTACAGAGTGGTGGTAACCGATTCTAGGAAAAGAAGGGATGGAGGTTGGATTGAATCCATTGGGTATTACAACCCTTTAAGCGAGCCTAAAGATATTAAGATTGATAAGGAGCGCTTGAATTACTGGAAAGGCGTGGGGGCTAAAATGAGCGAGAGGGTGGAAAAACTTTTTCAAAAAATCTAAGGTTTTGTGAGGCTAAATGCACGAATTAGATCCTTTGAACACGCCTTTTTCTCAAGCTGAGTGTAAGGACTATTCGTATTGCGTGGCAACTTTTTTAGAAAAATATTTAAAAAAGGTTGTTTCTTTTCCTCAAGCTTTGAGCGTAGAGTACACGCTTTTAGAAGATAAAGTCAAACAAATCACTATTTATACCCACTCATCAGACATGGGGCATGTGATTGGTAAAGAGGGCAAAATGGTGAGTGCGATTAAGGCGTTTGTTTCTGGTGTGAAAGCCAAAGACGGGTTTTCTTATAAGATTGTTGTTTTTGCCAGTAAAAATAGCGATCAAACGCCTTGAATGGTTTCTATGCTTTTAGTGGGCAGAATTGGTAAAAGCGTGGGGCTTAATGGGGGGTTAAAGCTTCATTTAGAGAGCGATTTTCCGGAGTGCTTAAAAAAAGGCGTTAAGGTGAGCGTTGCTCCCTTGAACGCTTTCTCTCGCGCTTCTTCTTTTAAAGAATATATCATCCATTCTTATGAACATGCCAAAAACCTGTTGTTTTTAGAAACTATCCACACGCCCGAAAAGGCTAAAGAGCTGACTAATTTAGGGCTTTTTATGAGCGAAGTAGAGAGTAAAAAACTCTGTGTTTTAAAAGAGGGCGAGTTTTTTTATTGCGATTTAGTAGGGCTTAGCGTGGTGGAAGAAAACGAGATTTTAGGAAAAGTCATAGAAATCCAAAGGATTTCTCAAATAGATTATTTTCTAGTTGAAACCACGAGAAGTTTGGTTGAAAAAGGTTTGGCTAAGATTTTTTTAATCCCTTATAGGGATTTTTATATCAAAGAAATCCTTTTGCAAGACAAAAAAATAACCACCCATAACGCTAAAACGCTTTTAGAGAATAGTTGAGTGAAATTCAGCGTTTTAACCCTTTTCCCACAACTTGTATGGCCTTATTTTGAAGATTCTATTTTAAAAAGAGCGTTAGAAAAAAATCTTTTTGAATTGGAAGTGTTAAATCTTAGAGGTTTTAGCACCAATAAATATCAAAAAGCGGATCACACGCTCATTGGTGGGGGTGCAGGGCAAATTTTAGACCCTGAGATGATAGAAAACGCGCTCCATTCTGTTAAAAACCCTAAACACACGATTTTTTTAAGCGCGGTGGGCAAGCCTTTCAAGCAAACAGACGCGATGCGTTTGGCTCAAAAAAAGCATGTCGTTTTGGTGTGCGGGCGTTATGAGGGCTTTGATGAACGCTCTATTGAACTTGACGCTGATGAGGTTTTTTGTATAGGCGATTTTATTTTAACGGGGGGCGAGCTTGGGGCGTTGTGCTTGATAGATAGTATCGCTCGCCACATTCAAGGGGTTTTGGGTAACGCTCAATCTTTAGAAAACGAGAGCTTTGAAAACCACTATTTGGAAGCCCCTAATTTCGCTAACGCTGTTTTTAAATCCAAAGAAATCAATAAAATCCCTGCCCCTTTAGAATATTCTAAAGGAAATCATGCTAAAATCAAGCAACTAGAACTTGATTTGTCAAAATTAAGGACAAAATTTTACCGCCTTGATTTATTCAAACAGCACAAATCATGAAATTGACATTAAGGAAAACACATGAAAAACCGCTACATTCAGCAGTTTGAAGACGCTCAATTAAAAGACAAGACCATGCCAACATTTAAGGCCGGCGATACTTTGAGATTGGGTATTACCATTAAAGAAGGCGAAAAAACACGAACTCAGTATTTTGAAGGCGTGTGCATTGCGATTAGAGGCAATGGCGTGGATAAGACTTTTTGCGTGCGTAAAATAGGGGCTAACAATATCGGCGTGGAGAAAATTTTCCCTTTTTATAGCGAAAGTTTGGCGAGCGTTGAGGTGTTGCGTGTGGGTAGGGTGCGCCGCGCGAAGCTCTACTACTTGCGCGATAGGAGAGGTAAGGCAGCAAGGATTAAAGAAGTCCGCCATTAACTTCAAGGCTTTTTATCAGTCATGCTTCAATCAATGCTGATTGGTAGAACGCTCTTTAGGGGTTGAAATCCGTTTTTTAACGCTTTTTAAAAATAGGGTAAGACTTTTTCAATGGATTGGATTGGCTTGAAAAAGAGTTTTTTAATCCCTTTTTAGTTTTACCACCAACTTTTTTAAAACTCTAAACTCTTTTTAGCGTTGGCGTTCGTCTTTTTTCAAGGCAAAGCTTTAATCGCTTCTTTTCTAGCTTGCTGTTTGTTAAACTGAATTTTTGGCTCTGTTTTTTAATGGGGCGTTGGTTGTCAAATTTTAAAAAAGGTTAAAAAGCGTTTTTTACCATCAAAATACAAAAAGCTTGACGCAAGTTAAACGATAACTCCTTGAAAAAGCGATCAGGTTAAGGGGGATTTAAAGGGTTTGAAAGAACATTAAAGCGCGAAATATCCCCTCATATTCTCAAGAAAGTTTTACTATAAAGTTTTTAAAAAATGAAAGAAATTAATTAAGGCTTTGAGTGTCTGTTTGATGAGAACAGAACCTTTATTTTATTTTAAAAAACAAGGCATGTTTAAATCCCCATGCTATACTCAACCCTTATGGCAAAATTCATATTTTGGGAGAAAGCATGGAAAAAACTGAAACCACGATTTTTGTGGATTGGGAAAATCTTCTCGCCGATTTGAAAGCAATCCAAGAAACGGATGAGCGTTTAAAAGAGCCTAATTTTAATTTCAACAATCCCGATCAACTCTTAGCGTTAATCCGTTCGTTTTTGGATCCTGAAGAGAAATTGAAGCGGATCTATTTTTATGTATCTGAGCCTTTCACAGAAGTTGAACCTAGAATCAAGGGCAATAAAAACGAAGAACTTGAGGAGTATAAAGAGAAGAATCCTAAAGATTATGAGGAAAGAGTGAATAAATCAGGGATTATCCAATCTTTCAACCATGCGATCGCCCAACAAAATCAAGTGAAATTACGAGTCGGGCGGGTAAAGTTCAAATTCGTATATAAGTTCGAAGACAAAGAAGTCTATAATGGTCTAGAAGCCAAGATTTTCATACCTTACTTAAAGTTGCGTCAAAAACAAGTTGATGCGCTGTTGGCGCACGATATTACCAAGCTGTATTGCACCAAACAAGGAGGGTGTATTTTGCTGTTCAGCAGGGATACCGATTTTGTGCCTGTGTTAGAAGCCGCTTGGGAGAAAGGCTTTGAAGTTTTCATCGCCAACATTCAAGAAAGCCCCAATTCTGTCCCTTCAGACTTGAAGAAGTCTTGCAATGTGAGAGAACGCAGTGTCGCTGAAATTGTAGATAACTTGCCAAAAAATCAGTACACCCCCAAGAAAAAGAACTTTTCCCCCAACGAGCCTTTTAACAACCCATTTAAAGACCAACTCTTTAAGAAGAACTAACGCATTTCCCCCACTAAGGGGACAAAAAGCACCCAATTTAAAAGGGTTAGCTTAAGCGGATTTTTCTAATCCATGATTTCATTTTTTGCTCTCTATTATGGAGTGATTTTTGAAAACAGAGATAAATTAGCGCTTATAATAGTGGTTTTATGGGGAATGTGCGCGTGTTTTTGGCGGCATTTATATTTCTCAAAACCCGATCGTTTTAAAATTTTAACTTACTTTGTCAAAAATTTTTATAATTTAAGCAAACCTTAAGCTTTCTATGACTATACTTTCATTTCCTTGTTTCAGCAAGGGCTTTTAAAAAGCCGCTTGATAACTTGCAAGGATAGCTGATTAAAGCAAACGATCTTTGAAAACTAAGCAAATTGATAGAAGTTCTTTTTAAAGGGATATTCTAAATGGTTTAAGGATGACTTTATTATAAAGAGTGAGGGTTTCAATCGCTTTCATTCTTTTATGAGAAATTCTTATCCAACGAGTGCTATTCAATAATCATTGATTGTATGATGATGATTGATGGTTAATTGGCATGAGAGTATTTACTAGGTTAGCGTTTGGCTAAACCTTTTAAAAAGTTTCTTTCTGTTTTGTTGTTGTAATACTTAAGAACACAACCCGTTTTATTCAATAAAGTATAAAACGAGTTCTTGTGATACGCTAAAGCTGTTGTTAGAAATAACAACAGCTTATCAAAAAACAAAAGAGCTTTAGGACAAACACTTTTATGGAGAGTTTGATCCTGGCTCAGAGTGAACGCTGGCGGCGTGCCTAATACATGCAAGTCGAACGATGAAGCTTCTAGCTTGCTAGAGTGCTGATTAGTGGCGCACGGGTGAGTAACGCATAGGTTATGTGCCTCTTAGTTTGGGATAGCCATTGGAAACGATGATTAATACCAGATACTCCCTACGGGGGAAAGATTTATCGCTAAGAGATCAGCCTATGTCCTATCAGCTTGTTGGTAAGGTAATGGCTTACCAAGGCTATGACGGGTATCCGGCCTGAGAGGGTGAACGGACACACTGGAACTGAGACACGGTCCAGACTCCTACGGGAGGCAGCAGTAGGGAATATTGCTCAATGGGGGAAACCCTGAAGCAGCAACGCCGCGTGGAGGATGAAGGTTTTAGGATTGTAAACTCCTTTTGTTAGAGAAGATAATGACGGTATCTAACGAATAAGCACCGGCTAACTCCGTGCCAGCAGCCGCGGTAATACGGAGGGTGCAAGCGTTACTCGGAATCACTGGGCGTAAAGAGCGCATAGGCGGGATAGTCAGTCAGGTGTGAAATCCTATGGCTTAACCATAGAACTGCATTTGAAACTACTATTCTAGAGTGTGGGAGAGGTAGGTGGAATTCTTGGTGTAGGGGTAAAATCCGTAGAGATCAAGAGGAATACTCATTGCGAAGGCGACCTGCTGGAACATTACTGACGCTGATTGCGCGAAAGCGTGGGGAGCAAACAGGATTAGATACCCTGGTAGTCCACGCCCTAAACGATGGATGCTAGTTGTTGGAGGGCTTAGTCTTTCCAGTAATGCAGCTAACGCATTAAGCATCCCGCCTGGGGAGTACGGTCGCAAGATTAAAACTCAAAGGAATAGACGGGGACCCGCACAAGCGGTGGAGCATGTGGTTTAATTCGAAGATACACGAAGAACCTTACCTAGGCTTGACATTGAGAGAATCCACTAGAAATAGTGGAGTGTCTAGCTTGCTAGACCTTGAAAACAGGTGCTGCACGGCTGTCGTCAGCTCGTGTCGTGAGATGTTGGGTTAAGTCCCGCAACGAGCGCAACCCCCTTTCTTAGTTGCTAACAGGTTATGCTGAGAACTCTAAGGATACTGCCTCCGTAAGGAGGAGGAAGGTGGGGACGACGTCAAGTCATCATGGCCCTTACGCCTAGGGCTACACACGTGCTACAATGGGGTGCACAAAGAGAAGCAATACTGCGAAGTGGAGCCAATCTTCAAAACACCTCTCAGTTCGGATTGTAGGCTGCAACTCGCCTGCATGAAGCTGGAATCGCTAGTAATCGCAAATCAGCCATGTTGCGGTGAATACGTTCCCGGGTCTTGTACTCACCGCCCGTCACACCATGGGAGTTGTGTTTGCCTTAAGTCAGGATGCTAAATTGGCTACTGCCCACGGCACACACAGCGACTGGGGTGAAGTCGTAACAAGGTAACCGTAGGTGAACCTGCGGTTGGATCACCTCCTTTCTAGAGAAAAGCTTTTAATATTCGCTTATTAAAAGCCAAGAGTATTACCTGACAAAAGAACTTCTTGTTGCTTAGTTTTGAAGGATTGGACCTATTCTTTCTTTTTTCATTCTTTATTTTATTTAATTCTTGATTTTTATTTAGTTCTTTCTTTTTGGTTGATTTTGGCTTGATTGATTTTAACCGCTTGATTTTGGTTTTTTAAATCTTGTTTTTTCATTCTTGTGTTTTGATTGCTTATTGTTTGTTAATGTTTAATGTTTCTTATTGCTTGTTTTAAATTTTTTACTAGTTGTGTTAGCTTTAGCGTTGGGCTTTCTTGATTCTTGTGTTTTTGTTTGTTTTATTTTTCTTAAATCTTATTTTTATCTTATACTTGTATTCCTTGCTTGTTTTGCTTCTTATTCCTTGTTTTTTCTTTTGTTTTAAGTTTTGGTTTTAGAGTTTTAAACGCTCAAGGATTTGGGTTTTCATTTCTTTCGGATCTAATTGAACCAGTTGTTGGCGTTCAAAATTGCGTGCCTGAAAATCAATGCAATAACTCAAAAATAATAGAATCGTTTTCATAGGGGGCAACTAGGTGCATGCTCATAATAATGGAATTGAGCGCAAGAAAGCGCAATAAAGGCGCTGTAGGGTTTTAATAAGGGATTTCTATTGTGTGGATTGAGTTTGATAACACCTCCAAAAGCAATTGGTTTTATATTTTTGTTTTCATCAGATGGGTTTTGCAAAATAACTTATTCTAAAAAATGATTGATGAGCGGTGCTCTATGCGCTGATGCGGGTCTAGGGATAGACGCCTTTTGTAATGCTGATGCAAGACTTCTTCCCATTGTATTGTTCTCTAAAACTTGCACCTTTGGGACAACTTGCAACTGATCAATCATTATCTCAATTGCTTCATTTATAATGTGGTTTTTATGCGAAGGGTATTTTTTGCCTTTTTTATTTTTTGTTGTTTGTGGGAATGCTAAGAAAAAGTCCTTGTTTTCATATTAAATCCCTATTTTACTGAACTTATTGGATAAAACCTGCTTAAGTTAAATTGATCTCATTCTATTATAAAATATAAAAAATTAAATCTTAAAGGAAAATCATGCAAGAAAATCAAACCCGTCCTTTTATATGCCCCAAGTGTCAAGAGCCAATTAATGTGAATGAAGCGCTATACAAACAGATTGAGCTAGAAAATCAAAATAAGTTTTTAGCCCAACAGAAAGAGTTTGAAAAAGAAGTGAATGAAAAAAGAGCGCAGTATCAGAGCCATTTCAAAATGTTAGAGCAAAAAGAAGAGGTCCTAAAAGAGCGAGAGAAAGAGCAAAAGGCCAAATTTGATGAGGCGGTCAAACAAGCGAGCGCTTTAGCTTTGCAAGATGAAAAGGCTAAGATCATTGAAGAAGCCAGAAAAAACGCTTTTTTAGAGCAGCAAAAAGGCTTGGAATTATTGCAAAAAGAATTAGAGGAGAAGTCCAAACAAGTTCAGGAATTGCACCAGAAAGAAGCGGAAATTGAAAGGCTAAAAAGAGAAAATAACGAAGCAGAGAGCCGATTAAAAGCTGAAAATGAAAAAAAATTGAATGAAAAATTGGATTTGGAGAGGGAAAAAATAGAAAAAGCTTTGCATGAAAAAAACGAATTGAAATTCAAGCAGCAAGAAGAGCAATTAGAAATGTTAAGAAACGAGTTGAAAAACGCTCAAAGAAAGGCTGAATTAAGCTCGCAGCAATTCCAAGGCGAGGTGCAAGAATTAGCGATTGAAGAGTTTTTGAGGCAAAAATTCCCCCTAGATAGCATTGAAGAAATCAAAAAAGGGCAAAGAGGGGGCGATTGCATTCAAGTGGTGCATACTAGGGAATTTCAAAATTGCGGGAAAATTTATTATGAGAGCAAACGCACCAAAGAATTCCAAAAGGCTTGGGTGGAAAAGCTTAAAAGCGACATGCGAGAGATTGGGGCTGATGTGGGGGTCATTGTGAGTGAAGCGCTGCCTAAAGAGATGGAGAGGATGGGGTTATTTGAAGGGGTGTGGGTGTGTTCGTTTGAAGAGTTTAAGGGGTTGAGCGCGGTGTTAAGAGAGGGGGTTATTCAAGTGGGTTTGGCTAAAAAAAGTCAGGAAAATAAGGGCGATAAAGTGAATCTGCTCTATCATTATTTGACAAGCTCTGAATTTTCTATGCAAGTGAATGCGATTATAGAGGGGTTTGAGCAATTGAGAGCGGATTTAGAAAGCGAAAAACGCGCGATGGCTAGGATCTGGAAAAGCAGGGAAAAACAAATTGACAAAGTGTTTGAGGGCACGATTAACATGTATGGCTCTATCAAGGGTATTGCGGGTAATGCGATAGGGCAAGTGAAAGCGTTGGAGCTTGGGTATGATGGGGAAGATTTAGAAGATTAGTTTTTATGGTGCACCTTGAGATAATATTATATTAGGAGAAAATGTGGGCAATAAAGATCAGAATAAAGGCTACAAACAGCAACTAAAATACTATAATAATCCATAAAACACTATAATTTTTGTATAGGTTATTAAGTTTTGTGTTATACTGCTCGCATGAATAAAAGAATGCTATCCATCGGTCAAGCGAGTAAGCTTTTAGTGTAACTATCCAAACCTTACGCAATTGGGATAAAAAAGATTTGTTAAAACCTGATGAACTCACTAAAGGCGGTGAAAGGCGTTATAAGTTAGAAAGTTTAAGGCGTATCAATAGAAGCGTAGTCTTTAATCAAGATGAATTAAAAACAATAGCTTATGCTAGAGTAAGCTCGCATGACCAACAAGATGATTTAATCAGACAAGTTCAAGTCTTAGAGCTTTATTGCGCTAAATGCGGCTTTAACTATGAAGTGATACAAGATTTAGGGAGTGGCATGAACTACTATAAAAAAGGCTTAACCAAGCTTTTAAATTTAATCTTAGACAATCAAGTCAAACGCCTTGTATTAACGCATAAAGACAGATTATTACGCTTTGGAGCCGAATTGGTATTCAGTATTTGTGAAGCTAAAGAAGTAGAAGTGATTATCATCAATAAGGGCGATGAGAATGTGAGGTTTGAAGAAGAATTAGCCAAAGATGTTTTAGAAATTATAACCGTCTTTAGCGCTAGATTGTATGGCTCTAGGTCTAAAAAAAAACAAGAAGCTCTTAAATGAAATGCAAGAAGTAATCACTAACAATGTCAGCTATCTCAATCACGCATAAAATAGCTTTAAAGCCTAACAACAAGCATATTACTTATTTTAAAAAAGCTTTTGGGTGCGCTAGGTTAGCTTATAATTGGGGATTAGCTAAGTGGAAAGAAAACTATCAACTAGGCATTAAAACTAACCATCTACAGCTTAAAAAAGAATTTAACGCTCTTAAAAAATCGCAATTTAATTTCGTTTATGAAGTAACTAAATACGCCACCCAACAGCCTTTTATCCACTTAAATCTAGCCTTTAATAAGTTTTTTAAGGATTTAAAAAAAGGTTTAGTGAGTTACCCTAAATTTAAAAAGAAAAGAGAGTTTCAAGGTTCTTTTTATATAGGGGGCGACCAAATTAAAATCATTCAAACAGCTAATACTGATTATTTAAAAATACCTAACTTACCCCCAATCAAACTCACTGAAAAACTAAGATTTCAAGGCAAAATCAATAACGCTACCATCACTCAAAAGGGCGATCATTTCTATGTTTCAATCTCTTGTGATATTGATGAGAGTGAATACAAGCGAACCCATAAACTCCAAGAAAGTCATAATGAGCTAGGGATTGATATAGGGATTAAATCCTTTGTGAGTTTGTCTAATGGCTTAAATATCTATGCCCTAAGCCCTTAGATAAGCTTACTAGAAAGCTTGTAAGAATTAGCAGACAACTGAGTAAAAAAATCCACCCAAAAACCAAAGGGGATAAAACCAAGAAATCTAATAATTACTTAAAGCATTCTAAAAAGCTTACCCACTTGCATGAAAAAATAGCTAACATCAGACTTGATTTTTTACACAAGCTCACAAGCTCTCTTATAAGACACTCAAAGTCGTTTTGTTTAGAGAGTTTGAAAGTCAAAAACATGTTTAAAAATCACAGGTTAGCTAAATCTTTAAGCGATGTTTCTATGTCCATGTTTAACACGCTATTAAAATATAAAGCTAAATACTCTAATAAAGAAATTTTAATAGCTGACACTTACTATCCAAGCTCTAAGACTTGTTCTAATTGTCAAAAAGTTAAACAAGATTTAAAGCTTAACGATAGGATTTATCAATGCCTAGAGTGTGGCTTTGAATTAGATAGAGATATAAACGCTGCTATCAATCTTTTAAAGCATTTAGTAGGTAGAGTTACTGCCGAATTTACGCCTATGGACTTGACGGCTCTGTTGAATGATTTGTCCAATAATCGTTTAGCAACTAGCAAGGTTGAACTAGGAATACAACAAAAATCCCAAATTGAGAGAATTTTATAGCTCTTTATAGGATTTTATAGGTTTGTAGTAACGGTTCAAGTTGGTATAAATGGGATTTGCATGCGCATACGCCATACACAAATTTAAATAAAGCATATAGATGTTCTGAAGAGGAGTTTATACAAAAACTATGCGATAGTCAAATTGATTGCATTGGATTAACGAACTATTTTAAGTTTAATGAGAAAGAATTTGATTTAAAAGAGAAAATAGAAAAGAGGGGCATTAAGGTTTTTATAATTTAGAAGTCAGGTTGGATTATCAAAATAATAAAGATCAGTGTTTGGATTTCCACATTATTTTTTCAGATAGGGTTTCAAGTGATGGCATCAAAAAGTTTTTATCAAATATGAAAGCCAATGCTTATGGGACTGATAAAACGTTTGACGATTTAGAAAAAGATGATTTTGATAAAGCGGTAGTTAATTTTGATCGATTGTTGGAGTGTTTAGAGGAAGAAGCTTTAAACTTGAGAGGCAAGTATTTACTAGGGTTTTTATCAAGGGGGCATGGTAATTCTTGCAGCAGCAGTAATTATGAAAAAATAGTTAAGAAAGCACATTTTTTAATCCACTCATCAAATAACCAAGAAAATCTTAAAAAGGATAGAGAATTTTGGCTTGAATATAACAAACCTCTTTTACAGAGTAGCGATGCCCACAAAGAGGGTTCAATAGGGGAAAAATACACTTGGATAAAGGCGGAAAAAACCTTTGAGGGGTTAAAACAAATTATTTATGAGCCAGAAACAAGAGTGAGCATTGGTGAAGAGAAGCCTCGAGATCCTTTGTGTAAGATAGATTGTGTGAGGTTGCACTTTGATGGAGAGGAAAAAATCACCAAT
It encodes:
- a CDS encoding DUF2130 domain-containing protein; translation: MQENQTRPFICPKCQEPINVNEALYKQIELENQNKFLAQQKEFEKEVNEKRAQYQSHFKMLEQKEEVLKEREKEQKAKFDEAVKQASALALQDEKAKIIEEARKNAFLEQQKGLELLQKELEEKSKQVQELHQKEAEIERLKRENNEAESRLKAENEKKLNEKLDLEREKIEKALHEKNELKFKQQEEQLEMLRNELKNAQRKAELSSQQFQGEVQELAIEEFLRQKFPLDSIEEIKKGQRGGDCIQVVHTREFQNCGKIYYESKRTKEFQKAWVEKLKSDMREIGADVGVIVSEALPKEMERMGLFEGVWVCSFEEFKGLSAVLREGVIQVGLAKKSQENKGDKVNLLYHYLTSSEFSMQVNAIIEGFEQLRADLESEKRAMARIWKSREKQIDKVFEGTINMYGSIKGIAGNAIGQVKALELGYDGEDLED
- a CDS encoding NYN domain-containing protein — translated: MEKTETTIFVDWENLLADLKAIQETDERLKEPNFNFNNPDQLLALIRSFLDPEEKLKRIYFYVSEPFTEVEPRIKGNKNEELEEYKEKNPKDYEERVNKSGIIQSFNHAIAQQNQVKLRVGRVKFKFVYKFEDKEVYNGLEAKIFIPYLKLRQKQVDALLAHDITKLYCTKQGGCILLFSRDTDFVPVLEAAWEKGFEVFIANIQESPNSVPSDLKKSCNVRERSVAEIVDNLPKNQYTPKKKNFSPNEPFNNPFKDQLFKKN
- the trmD gene encoding tRNA (guanosine(37)-N1)-methyltransferase TrmD encodes the protein MKFSVLTLFPQLVWPYFEDSILKRALEKNLFELEVLNLRGFSTNKYQKADHTLIGGGAGQILDPEMIENALHSVKNPKHTIFLSAVGKPFKQTDAMRLAQKKHVVLVCGRYEGFDERSIELDADEVFCIGDFILTGGELGALCLIDSIARHIQGVLGNAQSLENESFENHYLEAPNFANAVFKSKEINKIPAPLEYSKGNHAKIKQLELDLSKLRTKFYRLDLFKQHKS
- the rplS gene encoding 50S ribosomal protein L19 gives rise to the protein MKNRYIQQFEDAQLKDKTMPTFKAGDTLRLGITIKEGEKTRTQYFEGVCIAIRGNGVDKTFCVRKIGANNIGVEKIFPFYSESLASVEVLRVGRVRRAKLYYLRDRRGKAARIKEVRH